Proteins encoded by one window of Xiphias gladius isolate SHS-SW01 ecotype Sanya breed wild chromosome 15, ASM1685928v1, whole genome shotgun sequence:
- the ncapg gene encoding condensin complex subunit 3 translates to MTADNEIDIKEAFQRAQKGHNNKAKLVASLKGRYNKFEDKTLFHEEFVHYLKYAMIVYKREPTVENVIEFVARFATSFQSPPKTEEVEEQQEDEEEEEETEDDHPFLSFIFNFLLESHKASSHAVRFRVCQLINKLLGSMAENAQIDDDLFDRIHQAMLVRVTDKFPNVRIQAALAMTRLQQPKDPDCPTINAYMLILDNDTNAEVRRAVLSCIAMSPRTLPKVLKRTRDIKENVRKLAYQVLADKVHIKALSIAQRVCLLQQGLHDTSEAVREVVCSCLLPAWLIRLDGNVIELLHRLDVENCAETALDTLKATFKGKPTEELLQDRVQLDNRKLIPVDSLTCENVLYWRALCEFIRAKGDEGDEMLEQVLPDAATYANYLYGYLRAVPLLSEEQRADFNQLELVMTKEFISQQLIHLIGCLDTNEEGGRKRVLAVLQEMLALPQTPSSLVSLLTEKLLDLIPDDHRRIQTVAEIISDVREPIMEASQPVDENESRRQQVQLAEVKVRILEAKQTLEDCITAQEFSRAAELKDSITELENCRNQIIQKIAESSQPADKEVRTEKNDPETLLRSLTMCAELLKQMNIKTRIGPTISALMSSLVLPSIANAHPAVRNMAVVCLGTCTLHSKELAKTHMVLLLQIAQLDEVKIRISALRAIIDLLLLFGFQLLSETAVTQTAPPSQSPDRQEDDAPPLAEEKGDVPEDTAQSILVMLSEFLDSEVSDLRTETAEGLAKLMYTGRISSAKMLSRLVLLWYNPVTEDDTRLRHCLGVFFQLYARESRVHQEVVEESFLPTVRTLMNAPATSPLAEVDINNVVELLVELTRPSALIKPSTNTEEVCVHDYLAVRMCGEMLKDPTAPEVRLYAKTLSNLELSRGETVRTDLQTLLQQLVQVVRDRVCLRALEKMVYQLVDSTEQAELLSASALQPLDVNADEAATDDQSKSAKRPKKGQRKVCTARGRKPSRRAESSEESDGENVPESVPVVRPSRRAKTAALEKTKLDLNTLINQEANVS, encoded by the exons ATGACTGCAGACAATGAAATAGACATTAAAGAGGCGTTTCAGCGCGCTCAGAAGGGCCACAATAACAAGGCAAAGCTGGTGGCCAGCCTGAAGGGCCGCTACAACAAG TTTGAGGATAAGACACTGTTCCATGAGGAGTTTGTCCACTACCTGAAATACGCCATGATTGTCTACAAGCGTGAACCTACAGTTGAAAATGTCATCGAGTTTGTCGCAAGGTTCGCCACAAGTTTCCAGTCTCCACCtaaaacagaggaggtggaggagcagcaggaggatgaggaggaagaggaagaaactgAGGATGATCATCCATTTCTGAGTTTCATCTTCAACTTCCTCTTGGAG TCTCATAAAGCCAGTAGCCATGCGGTCCGTTTCCGTGTGTGCCAGCTGATCAACAAGTTGTTGGGCAGCATGGCAGAGAATGCCCAGATAGACGATGACCTCTTTGATCGCATCCACCAAGCCATGCTGGTCCGCGTCACTGACAAGTTCCCCAATGTGAGGATTCAGGCTGCTTTGGCCATGACGCGTCTGCAGCAGCCAAAAGATCCTGATTGTCCCACCATCAAcg cATATATGTTGATTCTGGACAATGATACTAATGCTGAGGTGCGACGTGCCGTCCTCTCCTGCATTGCAATGTCCCCTCGGACCCTCCCCAAAGTACTCAAACGTACCCGGGACATCAAGGAAAACGTCCGCAAGCTAGCCTACCAG GTTCTGGCTGACAAGGTTCACATTAAAGCTTTGTCCATAGCACAGAGAGTTTGTCTACTGCAGCAGGGTCTCCACGACACCTCCG AAGCGGTGAGGGAGGTGGTTTGCTCTTGTCTACTGCCGGCCTGGCTGATTCGGCTGGATGGTAATGTCATAGAGCTGCTCCACAGGCTGGATGTAGAGAACTGCGCTGAAACAGCTCTGGACACGCTGAAAGCCACCTTCAAAGGCAAACCTACTGAGGAACTGCTGCAGGACAGAGTACAGCTCGACAACAG GAAGCTGATCCCAGTGGACTCTCTGACCTGTGAGAATGTGCTTTACTGGAGAGCCCTGTGTGAGTTCATCAGGGCTAAAGGAGATGAAGGTGATGAAATGCTGGAGCAAGTGTTACCAGACGCTGCCACTTACGCCAACTACCTCTATGG GTATCTGAGGGCAGTGCCCCTGCTgtcagaggagcagagggcCGACTTCAACCAGCTGGAACTGGTCATGACCAAAGAGTTCATCTCTCAACAGCTCATCCATCTCATCGGCTGTCTGGACACAAATGAGGAAGGCGGCAG GAAGCGTGTGTTGGCTGTTCTGCAGGAGATGTTGGCTCTTCCACAAACTCCCTCCTCACTGGTCTCCCTGCTCACTGAGAAGCTCCTCGACCTCATCCCTGATGACCATAGACGCATACAGACT GTGGCGGAAATCATCTCAGATGTGAGGGAGCCCATCATGGAGGCCAGTCAGCCAGTGGATGAGAATGAGAGCCGCCGGCAGCAGGTCCAG CTAGCAGAGGTCAAGGTGCGCATCTTGGAGGCTAAACAAACCCTGGAGGACTGTATCACTGCCCAGGAGTTCAGCCGTGCAGCAGAGCTAAAGGACTCCATCACAGAGCTTGAGAACTGCCGGAACCAGATCATCCAGAAAATTGCAGAGAGTAGCCAGCCAGCTGACAAGGAGGTCCGCACTGAGAAG aaTGACCCAGAGACTCTTCTGAGGTCTTTAACAATGTGTGCTGAACTGCTGAAGCAGATGAACATCAAGACTCGAATTGGTCCAACCATAAGTGCCTTGATGTCCTCACTG gtCCTGCCCAGTATAGCAAATGCTCACCCTGCTGTCCGCAACATGGCTGTGGTGTGTCTGGGAACATGCACCCTGCACAGCAAGGAGCTGGCCAAAACCCATATGGTCCTGCTGCTACAG ATTGCCCAGCTGGATGAAGTAAAGATACGCATCAGTGCTCTGCGGGCCATCattgacctgctgctgctgttcggCTTCCAGCTGCTCTCTGAAACAGCTGTCACTCAGACAGCCCCGCCCTCCCAATCCCCAGACCGACAGGAGGACGACGCACCACCATTGGCCGAGGAGAAGGGAGATGTACCAGAGGACACCGCGCAGAGTATCCTCGTGATGCTTTCAGAGTTCCTGGACAGCGAG GTGTCTGACCTGCgtacagaaacagcagagggcCTGGCCAAACTGATGTACACCGGCCGCATCTCCAGTGCCAAGATGTTGTCCCGTCTGGTGTTGCTGTGGTACAATCCTGTCACTGAGGACGACACCCGCCTACGACACTGCCTCGGTGTCTTCTTCCAACTCTACGCCCGCGAGAGCAG GGTCCACCAGGAGGTTGTGGAGGAGAGTTTCCTTCCTACTGTTCGGACTCTGATGAATGCCCCAGCCACCTCTCCTCTAGCTGAGGTGGATATTAACAATGTAGTTGAGCTGCTTGTGGAGCTGACTCGACCAAGTGCACTTATTAAACCCTCAACTAACACAGAG GAGGTGTGTGTCCATGACTATTTGGCGGTGCGTATGTGTGGGGAGATGCTGAAGGACCCTACAGCCCCTGAGGTTCGGCTCTATGCCAAGACTCTAAGCAACCTGGAGCTCAGCAGAGGCGAGACCGTGAGGACAGACCTGCAGACGCTGCTGCAACAGCTTGTACAG GTGGTGAGGGATCGTGTCTGTCTCCGTGCTCTGGAGAAGATGGTTTATCAGCTGGTGGACTCAACAGAACAGGCTGAGCTCCTCAGCGCCAGCGCACTACAACCACTGGATGTCAATGCAGATG AGGCTGCAACAGATGATCAATCTAAATCTGCCAAGAGACCTAAAAAAG gTCAGAGGAAAGTCTGCACAGCCAGAGGCAGAAAGCCAAGCAGGAGGGCAGAGTCATCGGAGGAGAG CGATGGAGAAAATGTTCCAGAGTCAGTTCCTGTGGTGCGTCCATCACGGAGGGCCAAAACTGCAGCTctagagaaaacaaaactggatCTCAACACCCTCATCAACCAGGAGGCCAATGTGTCATAG